In the genome of Rhizobium rhizogenes, one region contains:
- the chvE gene encoding sugar ABC transporter substrate-binding protein ChvE has product MKSIISLMAACAIGAASFAAPAFAQDKGSVGIAMPTKSSARWIDDGNNIVKQLQEAGYTTDLQYADDDIPNQLSQIENMVTKGVKVLVIASIDGTTLSDVLKQAGEQGIKVIAYDRLIRNSGDVSYYATFDNFQVGVLQATSIVDKLGLKDGKGPFNIELFGGSPDDNNAFFFYDGAMSVLQPYIDSGKLVVKSGQTGMDKVGTLRWDPATAQARMDNLLSAYYTDAKVDAVLSPYDGLSIGIISSLKGVGYGTKDQPLPVVSGQDAEVPSVKSIIAGEQYSTIFKDTRELAKVTVNMVNAVMEGKEPEVNDTKTYENGVKVVPSYLLKPVAVTKENYKQVLVDGGYYTEDQLK; this is encoded by the coding sequence ATGAAGTCCATTATTTCGCTGATGGCGGCTTGTGCCATCGGTGCTGCTTCCTTCGCAGCACCGGCTTTCGCGCAGGACAAGGGTTCCGTCGGCATTGCCATGCCGACCAAGTCTTCCGCTCGCTGGATCGATGACGGCAACAACATCGTCAAGCAGCTGCAGGAAGCCGGTTACACGACCGACCTGCAATATGCCGACGACGATATTCCGAACCAGCTGTCCCAGATCGAAAACATGGTCACCAAGGGCGTCAAGGTCCTCGTGATCGCATCGATCGACGGCACCACGCTGTCGGACGTTCTGAAGCAGGCTGGCGAGCAGGGCATCAAGGTCATCGCTTATGACCGCCTGATCCGCAACAGCGGCGACGTCAGCTACTACGCCACCTTCGACAACTTCCAGGTTGGCGTTCTGCAGGCGACTTCGATCGTCGACAAGCTGGGTCTGAAGGACGGCAAGGGTCCGTTCAACATCGAACTCTTCGGCGGCTCCCCGGACGACAACAACGCCTTCTTCTTCTATGACGGCGCGATGTCTGTTCTGCAGCCTTACATCGACAGCGGCAAGCTGGTCGTGAAGTCCGGCCAGACCGGCATGGACAAGGTCGGCACGCTGCGCTGGGATCCGGCAACGGCCCAGGCCCGTATGGATAACCTGCTGTCGGCCTATTACACCGACGCCAAGGTTGACGCCGTTCTGTCGCCTTACGACGGTCTGTCGATCGGCATCATCTCCTCGCTGAAGGGCGTTGGTTATGGCACGAAGGACCAGCCGCTGCCGGTTGTTTCCGGTCAGGACGCTGAAGTTCCCTCGGTCAAGTCGATCATTGCCGGCGAACAGTATTCCACCATCTTCAAGGACACCCGCGAACTCGCCAAGGTGACCGTGAACATGGTCAACGCTGTCATGGAAGGCAAAGAGCCTGAGGTAAACGACACCAAGACCTATGAAAATGGCGTCAAGGTCGTTCCGTCCTACCTGCTGAAGCCGGTTGCCGTTACCAAGGAGAACTACAAGCAGGTTCTCGTTGACGGTGGTTATTACACCGAAGACCAGCTGAAATAA
- a CDS encoding LysR family transcriptional regulator has protein sequence MSNPKVYEQTQTADALFVFEDNPLLRAGLKMSHLRMLVMIEEHGQVSAAAAAMNITQPAASRMLSEMEAIVKSPLCQRASRGVVLTKFGEALARRARTILLELREASRELNQMKSGSGGSVYIGAVTAPAISLVVPAIRRATDTYPGIEINVQVESSNVLARELLAARHDFIIGRIPDDFDPGLFSIHEIGIERACLVVREGHPLLGGEPVTLNELSAYDWVFQPPGALLRRTMEDVFLSHGVTMPRNIINTPSMLLTLALICNTNAIAPIAQDMAEFVTGQQADIGRTRILPTDFELVVKPYSIITTKGRVLPPSARLLYDLVLDESRKLTAS, from the coding sequence ATGAGCAACCCAAAAGTGTATGAGCAGACGCAAACAGCGGACGCGCTTTTTGTCTTTGAGGACAACCCGCTTCTGCGGGCGGGATTAAAGATGAGCCATCTGCGCATGCTGGTCATGATCGAGGAGCACGGGCAGGTCAGCGCCGCCGCGGCCGCCATGAACATAACACAGCCGGCGGCCTCGCGCATGCTTTCCGAAATGGAAGCCATCGTCAAAAGCCCGCTCTGTCAAAGGGCCTCGCGCGGTGTGGTGCTGACCAAGTTCGGCGAGGCGCTGGCCCGCCGGGCGCGCACCATATTGCTGGAGCTGCGCGAGGCGAGCCGCGAGCTCAACCAGATGAAGTCCGGCAGCGGCGGCTCGGTCTATATCGGCGCGGTCACAGCACCCGCCATCAGCCTCGTGGTTCCCGCCATCAGGCGGGCGACGGATACCTATCCCGGCATCGAAATCAACGTGCAGGTGGAAAGCAGCAACGTGCTGGCCCGCGAACTGCTGGCCGCGCGTCACGATTTCATCATCGGCCGCATCCCCGACGATTTCGATCCCGGCCTTTTCTCCATCCATGAAATCGGCATCGAACGGGCCTGTCTGGTGGTGCGCGAGGGCCATCCCCTGCTTGGCGGCGAGCCGGTGACGCTGAATGAGCTTTCCGCTTACGACTGGGTTTTCCAGCCCCCCGGCGCCCTGTTGCGGCGAACGATGGAGGATGTGTTTCTTTCCCACGGCGTCACCATGCCGCGCAACATCATCAACACGCCCTCCATGCTTTTGACGCTCGCGCTGATCTGCAACACCAATGCGATTGCGCCGATCGCCCAGGACATGGCCGAATTCGTGACCGGCCAGCAGGCCGATATCGGCCGCACCCGCATCCTGCCGACGGATTTCGAACTTGTCGTCAAGCCTTACAGCATCATCACCACCAAAGGCCGTGTTTTGCCGCCCAGTGCCCGCCTGCTTTACGATCTGGTTCTGGACGAAAGCCGCAAGCTGACCGCCTCATGA
- the gguA gene encoding sugar ABC transporter ATP-binding protein GguA: protein MANTILEMRNITKTFPGVKALENVNLKVKEGEIHALVGENGAGKSTLMKVLSGVYPAGTYEGEIHYEGAVRNFRAINDSEDIGIIIIHQELALVPLLSIAENIFLGNEVASGGVINWQQTFNRTRELLKKVGLKESPETLITDIGVGKQQLVEIAKALSKSVKLLILDEPTASLNESDSEALLNLLMEFRKQGMTSIIITHKLNEVRKVADQITVLRDGMTVKTLDCHKEEISEDVIIRNMVGRDLEDRYPPRDVPIGETILEVKNWNAYHQQHRDRQVLHDINVTVRKGEVVGIAGLMGAGRTEFAMSVFGKSYGHKISGEVLIHGKPVDVSTVRKAIDAGLAYVTEDRKHLGLVLNDNILHNTTLANLAGVSNASVIDDIKEMKVASDFRTRLRIRSSGIFQETVNLSGGNQQKVVLSKWLFSNPDVLILDEPTRGIDVGAKYEIYTIINQLAADGKGVLMISSEMPELLGNCDRIYVMNEGRIVAELPKGEASQESIMRAIMRSGEKNS from the coding sequence ATGGCCAATACCATTCTCGAAATGCGGAACATCACCAAGACGTTTCCGGGCGTGAAAGCGCTTGAGAACGTCAACCTCAAGGTTAAAGAGGGTGAGATCCACGCACTCGTCGGTGAGAACGGCGCGGGGAAGTCGACCTTGATGAAGGTCCTTTCCGGTGTTTACCCCGCCGGCACCTATGAGGGCGAAATCCATTATGAAGGCGCGGTCCGGAATTTTCGCGCCATCAACGACAGTGAAGATATTGGTATCATCATCATTCACCAGGAGCTGGCGCTGGTGCCGCTCCTGTCGATTGCGGAAAACATCTTCCTCGGCAACGAGGTCGCCTCGGGCGGCGTCATCAACTGGCAGCAGACCTTCAACCGTACCCGCGAGCTTTTGAAGAAGGTGGGCCTGAAGGAATCGCCGGAGACGCTGATCACCGATATCGGCGTGGGCAAGCAGCAGCTGGTCGAAATCGCCAAGGCGCTGTCGAAGAGCGTGAAGCTGCTCATTCTCGACGAGCCGACGGCCTCGCTCAACGAAAGCGATTCCGAGGCGCTGCTCAACCTGCTGATGGAATTCCGCAAGCAGGGCATGACCTCGATCATCATCACCCACAAGCTCAACGAAGTGCGCAAGGTGGCCGACCAGATCACCGTTTTGCGCGACGGCATGACGGTGAAGACGCTCGACTGTCACAAGGAAGAAATCAGCGAGGATGTCATCATCCGCAACATGGTGGGGCGTGATCTCGAAGATCGTTATCCGCCGCGCGACGTGCCGATCGGCGAGACCATTCTCGAAGTGAAGAACTGGAACGCCTATCACCAGCAGCACCGCGACCGCCAGGTTCTGCACGACATCAACGTCACCGTGCGCAAGGGCGAAGTCGTCGGCATTGCCGGGCTGATGGGGGCAGGGCGCACCGAATTCGCGATGAGCGTGTTCGGCAAGTCCTATGGCCACAAGATCAGCGGCGAAGTGCTGATCCACGGCAAGCCCGTCGATGTCAGCACCGTGCGCAAGGCCATCGATGCCGGTCTTGCCTATGTGACGGAAGACCGCAAACACCTCGGTCTCGTGCTCAACGACAACATCCTGCACAACACCACGCTTGCCAACCTGGCCGGCGTGTCGAATGCAAGCGTCATCGACGACATCAAGGAAATGAAGGTGGCGAGCGATTTCCGCACGCGCCTGCGCATCCGGTCTTCGGGCATTTTTCAGGAAACGGTCAATCTTTCGGGCGGCAACCAGCAGAAGGTGGTGCTCTCCAAGTGGCTGTTCTCCAACCCTGATGTGCTGATCCTCGACGAACCGACCCGCGGTATCGACGTCGGCGCGAAATATGAAATCTATACCATCATCAACCAGCTCGCTGCCGACGGCAAAGGCGTTCTGATGATCTCATCGGAAATGCCGGAACTGCTTGGCAATTGCGACCGCATCTACGTCATGAACGAAGGCCGCATCGTCGCTGAATTGCCGAAGGGAGAGGCGAGCCAGGAAAGCATCATGCGCGCTATCATGCGCTCAGGGGAGAAGAACTCATGA
- the gguB gene encoding sugar ABC transporter permease GguB, whose amino-acid sequence MSSANTANEESNVISVGSYIRSNIREYGMLIALVAIMVFFQFYTGGILFRPVNLTNLILQNSFIVIMALGMLLVIVAGHIDLSVGSIVAFVGAIAAILTVQWGMNPFLAALICLVIGGIIGAAQGYWIAYHRIPSFIVTLAGMLVFRGLTLFVLGGKNIGPFPTDFQIISTGFLPDIGGIEGLNTTSMILTVLITVVLFYLAWRRRVVNVKHGIDVEPFGFFIVQNLLISGAILFLGYQLSTYRGLPNVLIVMLVLIALYSFVTRRTTIGRRVYAMGGNEKATKLSGINTERLSFLTFVNMGVLAGLAGMIIATRLNSATPKAGVGFELDVIAACFIGGASASGGVGKITGAVIGAFIMGVMNNGMSIVGLGIDFQQMVKGLVLLAAVFFDVYNKNKG is encoded by the coding sequence ATGAGTTCGGCAAACACCGCAAACGAAGAAAGTAACGTCATCTCGGTCGGGTCGTATATTCGCTCGAATATCCGCGAATATGGCATGTTGATCGCGCTCGTCGCCATCATGGTTTTCTTCCAGTTCTATACCGGCGGCATCCTGTTCCGCCCGGTCAACCTCACCAACCTCATCCTGCAGAACTCGTTCATCGTCATCATGGCGCTCGGCATGCTGCTGGTCATCGTGGCGGGGCATATCGACCTTTCGGTCGGCTCCATCGTCGCCTTCGTCGGCGCGATTGCGGCCATATTGACCGTGCAATGGGGCATGAACCCGTTTCTGGCGGCGCTGATTTGTCTTGTCATCGGCGGTATCATCGGTGCTGCGCAGGGTTACTGGATCGCCTATCACCGCATTCCGTCCTTCATCGTGACCTTGGCGGGCATGCTGGTGTTCCGCGGCCTGACGCTGTTCGTGCTCGGCGGCAAGAACATCGGTCCGTTCCCGACCGACTTCCAGATCATCAGCACCGGCTTCCTGCCTGACATCGGCGGTATCGAAGGTCTCAACACCACCTCGATGATCCTGACCGTGCTGATCACCGTGGTGCTGTTTTATCTGGCGTGGCGCCGCCGCGTGGTGAACGTGAAGCATGGCATCGACGTGGAGCCGTTCGGTTTCTTCATCGTGCAGAATCTGCTGATCTCAGGCGCTATCCTGTTCCTGGGTTACCAGCTGTCGACCTATCGCGGCCTGCCCAACGTGCTGATCGTGATGCTGGTGCTGATCGCGCTTTACAGCTTCGTGACGCGCCGCACGACTATCGGTCGCCGCGTTTACGCCATGGGCGGCAATGAGAAGGCGACCAAGCTTTCCGGTATCAACACCGAACGCCTGAGCTTCCTCACCTTCGTCAACATGGGCGTGCTGGCCGGTCTCGCGGGCATGATCATTGCAACGCGCCTCAACTCGGCGACGCCGAAGGCCGGTGTGGGCTTCGAGCTTGACGTGATCGCGGCCTGCTTCATCGGCGGCGCTTCGGCATCCGGCGGCGTTGGCAAGATCACGGGTGCGGTCATCGGCGCCTTCATCATGGGCGTCATGAACAACGGCATGTCGATCGTCGGCCTCGGCATTGATTTCCAGCAGATGGTCAAGGGCCTCGTGCTGCTCGCCGCCGTGTTCTTCGACGTCTACAACAAAAACAAGGGCTGA